CACTACGCGGCCCTCGCGAGGTTCATGAAGCGCGGGTACTCGCCCTGGAAGGTGAGCGGCACCTCGCCGACGGCGCCCTGGCGGTTCTTGGCGATGATCAGGTCGGCCTCGCCGGGACGGTCGGTGGTGTCCTGGTTGTAGTACTCGTCGCGGAAGATGAAGACGACCAGGTCGGCGTCCTGCTCGATCGAGCCGGACTCGCGCAGGTCGGACAGCATCGGCCGCTTGTCCGTGCGCGACTCGACGGCACGCGAGAGCTGTGACAGGGCGATGATCGGCACCTCGAGCTCGCGCGCGAGGATCTTCAGGCCACGGCTCATCTCGCCGATCTGCAGCACGCGCGAGTCCGTCCGGGCGTCGGCGCGCATGAGCTGGAGGTAGTCGACGATGATCAGCCCGAGGCCGCCGTACTCGGCGTAGGTCGACTGGTGCAGCCGGCGCGCCTTGGCGCGGATGTCGATGAGGCCGACGTCCGACGAGTCGTCGACGAAGAGCGGCGCGGCGGCGTAGCGCGAGGCGGTCTCGAGCACGCGCTTCCACTTGCGCTCGTCGCGCAGCCGGCCCTTGCGCAGGTCGTCGCCCTTGATCGACGCCTGCGAGGCGATGAAGCGCTGCGCGAGCTCGGCCTCCGACATCTCGAGGCTGAACAGGGCCACCGGCTTGGGCCGCTCGGGGTGCAGCGCGACGTTCTCGGCGATGTTCGTGACCAGGGCCGACTTCCCCATCGCGGGACGCGCGGCGATGATCACGAGGTTGCCGGGCTGGAAGCCGCCGGTCTTCTCGTCGAGCTCGGTGAAGCCCGACGGCGTGCCGGTCAGGTGGATGCCGTCCGTCGCGAGCTTCTGCCAGACGTCGATCTCGCGGTGCAGGACGTCGCCGACCGCGCGGAAGTCCTTCTGGCGGTCGTCGCGCGCGACCTCGAGCATCGCCTTCTCGGCGTACTCGACGATCTCCCGCGGCTCGTGCTCGTGGTTGTGGACCGACGACTGGATCTCGTAGGTCGCCTGCAGCACGCGGCGCAGCAGCGCGCGGTCGCGCACGATCGCCGCGTACCGGCGGATGTGGCCGAC
The DNA window shown above is from Conexibacter sp. SYSU D00693 and carries:
- the dnaB gene encoding replicative DNA helicase; its protein translation is MTTYAADDHAPSNVVQGVAPPHSIEAEQSVLGAMLLSEETHYAFVIEEGLKAEDFYRDRHRLVFEAMLDLYGRSEPIDVLTVTEHLRATGRLEDVGGEPEIDALAAAVPVVGHIRRYAAIVRDRALLRRVLQATYEIQSSVHNHEHEPREIVEYAEKAMLEVARDDRQKDFRAVGDVLHREIDVWQKLATDGIHLTGTPSGFTELDEKTGGFQPGNLVIIAARPAMGKSALVTNIAENVALHPERPKPVALFSLEMSEAELAQRFIASQASIKGDDLRKGRLRDERKWKRVLETASRYAAAPLFVDDSSDVGLIDIRAKARRLHQSTYAEYGGLGLIIVDYLQLMRADARTDSRVLQIGEMSRGLKILARELEVPIIALSQLSRAVESRTDKRPMLSDLRESGSIEQDADLVVFIFRDEYYNQDTTDRPGEADLIIAKNRQGAVGEVPLTFQGEYPRFMNLARAA